The following coding sequences are from one Neurospora crassa OR74A linkage group I, whole genome shotgun sequence window:
- a CDS encoding HMF1 has product MFAIAATRASRVIFSPSISSAAIFITTSPIPTLYRTVTMSATPVFSKDAAPPAGPYSHAIKTPAAIYCSGQIPCDSEGNLVEGTIQEKTAACIKNLKAVLEAAGSSIEKVVKVNAFLTDMSNFAAMNEEYSKWFTHKPARSCVAVYQLPKGVDVEIECIALP; this is encoded by the exons ATGTTTGCCATTGCTGCAACACGTGCTTCCAGAGTGATCTTTTCACCATCCATCTCTTCCGCCGCCATCTTCATAACAACCAGTCCCATTCCGACCCTCTACCGCACAGTCACCATGTCTGCCACTCCCGTCTTCTCCAAGGACGCCGCTCCTC CTGCCGGCCCCTACTCTCACGCCATCAAGACCCCCGCTGCCATCTACTGCTCTGGCCAGATCCCCTGCGACTCTGAGGGCAACCTCGTCGAGGGTACCATCCAGGAGAAGACTGCCGCCTGCATCAAGAACCTCAAGGCTGTCCTTGAGGCCGCTGGCTCGTCCATCGAGAAGGTCGTCAAGGTCAATGCCTTCCTCACTGACATGAGCAACTTCGCT GCCATGAACGAGGAGTACTCCAAGTGGTTCACCCACAAGCCTGCTCGCAGCTGTGTTGCTGTTTACCAGCTTCCCaagggtgttgatgttgagatTGAGTGCATTGCCCTCCCCTAA
- the cyt-4 gene encoding protein phosphatase codes for MMRPSSRQPYVCWQCLSRKDSGQHIALNTRKARVASLSSLASWPISSASIAPRPTRQWDRTLRLFRERRQGLSTSTSLLGRKIPEISNEALEDFALPLEPDLQHLQDSQPKTTKRSAHLSIRQRLKQWEAENPEPFHSIPSDFALPDRPINAFTSKRSEHMLEIENIDNDNATAQVHDQDLIDTQVTPRVQAGDLVELKSEDWNIGVLAVCLGSFNGIDHFYAVTGKWFASSNFKSGFIVKNFITNSADLQPVIGALPSTVGDMSILVELQKLRAGPTREHGAGLITKMLDFQNTSRQIYQSNLERLSNPHRHLPEEEQLMTLGEIAEFLLPPKLKQSSTGFPPAALYAVYNNIRTFFDDFFHPLGQGTAGPSSIIFHVAARSDIENVARVERMVRDHYSPELLDRKSRREHDRLEPVLRQARLAIDHSRKMREWSSHGMLGPTTRVLPASTYSWSQDALTVIGVIHMWAASDVFPRSSKYQWIGAAVLRALGRYQDADVLDATVGWTFLQEIGWLMPWEIHARHSLRLPGLQVNRAGGLLPSPEEQQPAELDEDVLAPLRQDFYTSTVYCIDAPNAKEIDDGVSLEKTDKEGEYWIHVHIADPTSRIRPDSSLAKRAALMTQTSYLPGHVDKMISDEAVVAEFSLAPGRPSLTFSARLNEEGTLLDHKVTPGRIGDVVYITPQDVATAVGPVDAGIPKVSTPDVVLEVGTPPSAEDEAPTRKMTKPDELSEQNVKDLEILSRLAAAIHKVRIQKGSVPIFLPSPSADFSLVNARIEHTPSGFLACTNDPYISVKYSVSGGLHPIVDDLMGTANQIAALWCYERGIPIPFRTNLLAAQNEEALRAYTQDVIYPQLIAGKQPSLEEMRTLRNLLGGHDIAATPTFIYTMGVDIYTKATSPLRRYSDLLVHWQIQAALLEEHKRLAQGSQSLVIRKFDKYHLKPPMDDKQAARLGLPFTASHLENKVFPHLRVRERHAKTLANIDGRNELILQALVRAWRFGEGKEGQVPEKFTYTVVNVQNTCVRGRIDYFDLWAEIDLDNLAGFSLLSNMRAGDVLTVQLADVNVHMRKIVVKPVEFVQRGPERGRLFAEEQEGEGEVENGGEYIDVEHEVLQPQGR; via the coding sequence ATGATGCGCCCATCCAGCCGCCAGCCATATGTCTGCTGGCAATGTCTCTCCCGCAAAGATTCCGGGCAGCACATTGCTCTCAATACTCGCAAAGCCCGAGTCGCATCGTTGTCGTCACTAGCATCGTGGCCGATATCGTCAGCATCGATAGCACCACGGCCGACCCGACAATGGGACCGCACCCTTCGCCTCTTCCGCGAAAGGCGGCAAGGTCTGTCCACCTCCACATCACTACTCGGCAGGAAGATACCAGAGATATCCAATGAGGCTCTGGAGGACTTCGCCTTGCCGTTGGAACCGGACTTGCAGCATCTTCAAGACAGTCAACCAAAGACAACAAAAAGATCTGCACACTTATCCATTCGACAACGATTGAAGCAGTGGGAAGCTGAGAATCCAGAACCCTTTCACTCTATCCCCTCGGATTTCGCACTTCCGGACCGGCCTATCAACGCATTTACATCAAAGCGATCCGAGCACATGCTCGAGATAGAGAATATTGACAATGACAATGCTACTGCTCAGGTCCATGATCAAGACCTGATCGACACTCAGGTCACCCCTCGAGTCCAAGCCGGTGATCTGGTGGAACTCAAGTCCGAGGACTGGAATATTGGCGTTCTCGCCGTTTGCTTGGGAAGCTTCAATGGCATCGATCATTTCTACGCAGTCACCGGCAAGTGGTTCGCCAGCAGCAACTTCAAATCCGGTTTTATCGTCAAGAACTTCATCACCAACTCTGCCGATCTGCAGCCAGTCATCGGTGCATTGCCTTCGACCGTGGGTGATATGTCCATCTTGGTCGAGCTCCAAAAACTCCGTGCAGGCCCGACCCGCGAGCACGGTGCCGGCTTGATCACGAAAATGCTCGACTTCCAAAACACCTCCCGACAGATCTACCAAAGCAACCTTGAACGGTTGAGCAACCCGCATCGGCATCTTCCTGAGGAAGAGCAGTTGATGACGCTGGGTGAGATTGCCGagttccttctccctcctaaGCTCAAGCAGTCATCCACCGGTTTCCCCCCAGCCGCTTTATACGCAGTCTACAACAACATCCGCACATTCTTCGATGATTTCTTCCACCCACTGGGCCAGGGGACTGCCGGCCCAAGCTCCATCATCTTTCACGTTGCCGCTAGGTCCGATATCGAGAACGTTGCTCGAGTTGAGAGAATGGTGCGCGACCACTACAGCCCCGAACTCTTGGATCGCAAGTCACGCAGGGAACATGACCGGCTGGAACCGGTCTTGAGGCAGGCTCGATTGGCTATCGACCACAGCCGGAAAATGCGCGAGTGGTCGAGCCACGGAATGCTTGGTCCCACCACCAGAGTCCTACCAGCCTCGACTTACTCCTGGTCTCAGGATGCTTTGACTGTTATCGGGGTTATTCACATGTGGGCAGCCTCGGATGTGTTTCCGCGCAGCTCAAAGTACCAGTGGATCGGTGCGGCCGTCTTGCGTGCCCTCGGGAGATACCAAGATGCCGACGTGCTTGACGCTACAGTGGGCTGGACCTTCCTGCAAGAAATCGGCTGGCTCATGCCGTGGGAAATCCATGCCCGTCATAGCCTGCGTCTTCCAGGCCTTCAGGTCAACCGGGCGGGCGGCTTACTCCCGAGCCCTGAGGAGCAACAGCCAGCTGAGCTTGACGAAGACGTACTTGCCCCCCTCCGCCAGGATTTCTACACCTCAACTGTGTACTGCATCGACGCTCCGAATGCCAAAGAGATCGATGATGGTGTCTCGCTGGAGAAAACAGACAAAGAGGGCGAGTACTGGATCCATGTACACATTGCCGACCCGACGTCAAGAATTAGACCGGACAGCTCGCTAGCCAAGCGGGCAGCACTCATGACCCAAACCAGTTACCTCCCAGGGCATGTGGACAAGATGATTTCAGATGAAGCAGTTGTCGCCGAGTTTTCCTTGGCTCCTGGTAGGCCTTCTCTTACCTTTAGTGCAAGGCTCAACGAGGAAGGCACCCTTCTTGACCATAAGGTCACCCCAGGAAGGATAGGAGATGTCGTCTATATCACCCCACAGGATGTGGCGACTGCGGTTGGGCCCGTGGATGCAGGCATTCCCAAGGTATCGACTCCCGATGTCGTTCTGGAAGTTGGCACCCCTCCGTCTGCCGAGGACGAGGCGCCGACAAGGAAGATGACCAAACCCGATGAGTTGTCAGAACAGAATGTCAAGGACCTCGAGATCCTCTCGAGGCTCGCCGCTGCCATTCACAAGGTTCGCATCCAAAAGGGAAGCGTGCCAatcttcctcccttcccccAGCGCTGATTTCTCGCTGGTGAATGCTCGGATCGAGCACACGCCAAGCGGCTTCCTCGCGTGCACAAACGACCCGTACATCTCCGTCAAATACTCCGTCAGCGGCGGCCTCCACCCCATCGTGGACGATCTCATGGGTACAGCCAACCAGATTGCCGCCCTGTGGTGCTACGAGCGTGgcatccccatccccttccGGACCAACCTTCTCGCCGCCCAGAACGAGGAAGCCCTCCGCGCCTACACCCAGGACGTTATCTACCCGCAGCTGATAGCCGGCAAGCAGCCTTCGCTCGAGGAGATGCGCACGCTTCGCAACCTGCTGGGCGGCCACGACATTGCCGCCACGCCCACCTTCATCTATACTATGGGCGTAGACATCTACACCAAAGCCACCTCCCCGCTCCGCCGCTACTCGGACCTACTCGTCCACTGGCAGATCCAGGCCGCTCTGCTCGAGGAGCACAAGCGTCTTGCACAGGGTAGCCAGTCGCTCGTCATCCGCAAATTTGACAAGTACCACCTCAAGCCACCCATGGACGACAAGCAAGCCGCCCGTCTAGGCCTCCCCTTCACTGCCTCCCACCTTGAAAACAAGGTATTCCCACACTTGCGAGTGCGCGAACGCCACGCCAAGACACTGGCCAATATCGACGGCCGCAACGAACTGATTCTGCAAGCACTCGTGCGCGCGTGGCGATTCGGCGAGGGTAAGGAGGGTCAGGTGCCCGAGAAGTTTACGTACACAGTTGTCAACGTGCAGAACACGTGCGTGCGTGGCCGGATCGATTATTTTGATCTGTGGGCTGAGATTGATCTGGATAATCTCGCTGGGTTTAGCTTACTCAGCAATATGAGGGCGGGGGATGTGTTGACTGTCCAATTGGCGGATGTGAATGTGCACATGAGGAAGATTGTGGTGAAGCCAGTGGAGTTTGTGCAGCGCGGACCggagagggggaggttaTTTgctgaggagcaggagggggAAGGTGAGGTGGAGAATGGAGGAGAGTATATTGATGTTGAGCATGAGGTGTTGCAGCCGCAGGGGAGGTGA